One genomic segment of Tubulanus polymorphus chromosome 4, tnTubPoly1.2, whole genome shotgun sequence includes these proteins:
- the LOC141903374 gene encoding uncharacterized protein LOC141903374, translating into MDATEMSSLKDIFKELSGECTPETAEYELQFLWRDLSSDFDIIGPYFNCHTTMDAAFTTACLYDVLRIFYEYGFRTRVVVTDGASTNLSMIKTLSGYPHGAFGLKDAQEDRHKVEPWMMNPHEPEKKIYFVICPSHQLKNQINQLWASQTGGTKNFMNGVEFGWDEIKSMWNRETQRRDDNHIRMVPGLIKSYIERDSWTKLNVKPAKIMQQPQVLAELYSYANPDNSPIPLESEHVMATRSYLVACSQLFEEGLLKSRKPNDMTRNSQIHDMESPIILNISEGYKYFRDWCEYLHHECE; encoded by the exons ATGGACGCCACAGAAATGTCTTCtttgaaagatattttcaaagaattatCCGGAGAATGTACACCAGAGACGGCTGAATATGAGTTGCAGTTTTTGTGGAGGGACTTAAGCAGTGATTTCGATATTATTGGACCTTATTTTAATTGTCACACAACAATGGATGCAGCTTTTACGACAGCTTGTCTGTATGATGTCTTGAGAATCTTTTATGAGTATGGATTCAGG ACAAGGGTGGTGGTGACTGATGGAGCCAGCACCAACCTATCGATGATAAAAACACTCAGTGGTTATCCGCACGGTGCCTTTGGTCTAAAGGATGCCCAGGAAGATCGACATAAAGTTGAACCTTGGATGATGAACCCCCACGAaccagaaaagaaaatttactTTGTCATCTGTCCATCACATCAA cttaaaaatcaaattaatcagttgtGGGCAAGTCAAACAGGTGGAACGAAAAACTTCATGAATGGAGTTGAATTCGGAtgggatgaaataaaaagtatgtGGAATCGTGAAACTCAAAGAAGAGATGATAATCATATTCGGATGGTACCAGGATTGATCAAATCTTATATAGAACGAGATTCCTGGACTAAGCTAAATGTTAAACCAGCAAAAATCATGCAG CAACCGCAAGTGCTTGCCGAACTCTACAGTTACGCGAATCCCGACAATTCTCCTATCCCATTGGAATCAGAACATGTTATGGCAACCCGAAGTTACCTGGTGGCTTGCAGCCAACTTTTTGAAGAAGGACTTCTGAAAAGTAGAAAACCAAATGACATGACAAGAAATAGCCAGATTCATGACATGGAAAGCCCAATCATATTGAACATCTCAGAAGGATATAAATACTTCAGGGACTGGTGTGAATATCTACACCATGAATGTGAGTGA
- the LOC141903739 gene encoding uncharacterized protein LOC141903739: MVLAESNEVQQQSGGALQPQEQSSRRHRRRTPTAAAQPLLSSQVTTTRQQSTQSARGGNVTLRPGFAHDRTLVLGVIQLLSGVAAIILATVAIASMAWGYFVGAGIWTGAFFISSGIVGIICSKRKDNCTIIAFLVLSIISSVVALMLVGFSAAGIVIDFLEQTHLKNSQVMVVHSLILVIAFIQGICAIVSSTICCKTVCCQGILNPPPYGYPYCPTEGQQIAIFQPHPGRTGGIFSLPHGAYIIQPAESGNNQILYMLPAPETIRHNLPPPPYYSRERLDDDEPAVSSPPIIVTTTTTETNVPASPAPPYNSMPNVNEMNGINSHNTSQGSIQVIPVVDPNLTLEIAPPSTVTENLQTYESPRITMGQENEENKP; encoded by the coding sequence ATGGTGTTGGCCGAATCGAATGAAGTACAGCAACAAAGCGGAGGAGCTTTACAGCCGCAGGAGCAGTCGTCACGACGACATCGTAGGAGAACTCCGACCGCTGCGGCTCAACCGTTACTCTCCAGTCAGGTGACGACGACGCGACAACAGAGCACGCAGAGCGCTCGCGGCGGAAACGTAACTCTGCGTCCGGGATTCGCGCACGATCGAACGCTCGTTCTCGGAGTCATTCAGCTCCTGTCGGGCGTCGCGGCGATCATCCTCGCGACGGTCGCCATCGCGTCGATGGCCTGGGGTTATTTCGTCGGCGCCGGAATTTGGACGGGCGCGTTTTTCATATCGTCCGGGATCGTCGGAATAATCTGCTCGAAACGCAAAGACAACTGCACGATCATCGCGTTTTTGGTGCTATCGATAATTTCATCGGTCGTCGCTCTGATGCTCGTCGGTTTCTCGGCTGCAGGTATCGTCATCGACTTCCTCGAACAAACTCATCTCAAAAATAGTCAAGTGATGGTCGTGCATAGTCTGATTCTGGTGATCGCGTTCATTCAAGGAATCTGCGCGATCGTGTCATCGACTATTTGTTGTAAGACGGTTTGCTGTCAGGGAATATTAAACCCGCCTCCGTATGGTTACCCGTATTGCCCGACCGAAGGGCAACAGATCGCGATATTCCAACCACATCCGGGTCGAACCGGAGGAATATTCTCGTTACCGCACGGAGCGTATATAATTCAACCGGCCGAGTCGGGaaacaatcaaattttataCATGCTTCCAGCGCCGGAGACGATCCGACACAATTTACCCCCGCCCCCGTATTATTCTCGAGAGAGactcgacgacgacgaaccgGCCGTCTCGTCGCCGCCGATAATcgtaacgacgacgacgaccgaGACGAACGTTCCCGCGTCGCCGGCTCCGCCGTATAACAGCATGCCGAACGTCAACGAAATGAACGGTATCAACTCTCATAATACGTCTCAAGGAAGTATCCAGGTAATACCGGTTGTAGATCcgaatttaactttagagATAGCGCCACCTAGTACCGTGACGGAGAACCTGCAGACGTATGAAAGTCCGCGCATCACGATGGGACAAGAGAATGAAGAGAATAAACCATGA
- the LOC141903106 gene encoding 85/88 kDa calcium-independent phospholipase A2-like yields MSSFFGKIIGDFLKTASSTNISPYTVNEVKPLDYERQQAILIENDNFKLYSVARHYEAVLYARNKAFSLFRIADLSESRVTFKSIGDRILPLASANPSLLCKDALQKLCDVSRSNPSWTCAHVAAHLGFMDCFRHNIVSAQINERDPLTGVTPLHVAVLGRQLPCIQELLLLNARLDINDSCGNNVLHFAAQMDPNIIQFLLAKQPTIVNTVNNAGETALHVACMYNQPDCVELLLRWNADPRISGSFRFPIHCAMKGNSMSCAEKLIRWCRAVLQLQDSKYGGTALHWAKTAEAVHMLFDKKIDLEVRNKTGETALHIMVRRNRLQCVMALLCQDANVAVIDQNGNTPLHLAIATDNIDIVRALIVFGVNIDVPNSKRETARHLAANSRLPNRDIVLNELHNIGAARCPDTMGGCNTGCHFQGTYVGAVNQKLNLMGDAKNRLYDDLIGAAAISAALTRSTVAHTTGHRVLCLDGGGIRGLVLIQILKAIEEATGRPIKDCFDWISGTSTGGILALAIVHGKSVRYTQGLYFRLKDSVFCGKRPYPSEPLENFLKKEFGEHTKMNEVTKPRVIVTGVLGDRHPADLHLFRNYEPPLLAYDQQAGMATNINFAPITLPKGKSNDNLKLCTMKIIDSDQLVWRAARCSGAAPTYFRACGRMLDGGLVANNPTLDTLTEIHEFNTVAQARGDSHVSLPVGCVVSLGTGRIPVSKVDSCDVFRPEGILDVARTAFGISALGNLLIDQATNAEGRPVDRARSWCGMLNIPYFRFSPPLSEDVPLDCHDNATLLKILMETKVYLYNNRDKIQTLANILIR; encoded by the exons ATGTCATCTTTCTTCGGTAAAATCATCGGAGACTTCCTTAAAACGGCCTCATCTACAAATATATCACCATACACTGTGAACGAAGTAAAGCCATTGGATTATGAGAG ACAGCAAGCcatattgattgaaaatgataatttcaagCTGTACAGTGTTGCGCGGCATTATGAAGCTGTACTTTATGCAAGAAATAAGGCATTCAG TTTGTTCCGAATTGCCGATTTATCAGAATCCAGAGTTACATTCAAATCAATCGGTGATCGTATATTGCCTTTGGCATCGGCTAATCCAAGTCTTCTGTGTAAAGATGCGTTACAGAAATTGTGCGATGTATCTCGCAGTAACCCGTCGTGGACCTGTGCCCACGTAGCTGCTCATCTCGGCTTCATGGACTGTTTCCGTCACAATATAGTTTCAGC GCAAATAAACGAGCGAGACCCGTTGACTGGAGTAACCCCGTTACACGTAGCAGTGTTAGGACGTCAGCTTCCCTGCATACAAGAACTGCTCCTATTGAACGCGCGTCTCGATATCAACGACAGTTGTGGTAACAATGTTTTACATTTTGCTGCTCAGATGGATCCTAATATCATTCAG TTTTTACTCGCGAAGCAGCCGACTATAGTGAATACAGTAAACAACGCCGGTGAAACAGCTCTTCACGTTGCGTGTATGTATAATCAGCCTGATTGCGTTGAGTTATTGTTACGCTGGAATGCTGATCCACGCATCAGTGGATCATTCAGATTCCCAATTCACTGCGCTATGAAAGGAAATAGTATGAG TTGTGCTGAGAAACTGATTCGTTGGTGTCGTGCTGTTCTTCAACTCCAAGATTCGAAATACGGAGGAACTGCTTTACATTGGGCTAAAACTGCTGAG GCTGTTCACATGTTATTCGATAAAAAGATCGATCTAGAGGTGAGAAATAAAACCGGTGAAACTGCTTTACACATAATGGTTAGACGCAACAGGTTACAGTGTGTTATGGCGTTATTGTGTCAGGACGCTAATGTCGCTGTCATCGATCAAAATGGCAATACTCCATTGCATTTAGCCATAGCT accgataatattgatattgtacGAGCGTTGATCGTATTTGGGGTGAATATCGATGTTCCGAATTCTAAGAGAGAAACTGCTCGACATTTAGCAGCTAACAGTCGTTTACCAAATAG GGATATTGTGTTGaatgaattgcataatatTGGAGCGGCCAGGTGTCCTGATACGATGGGTGGCTGCAATACAGGCTGCCATTTCCAAGGAACATATGTCGGCGCAGTGAATCAGAAACTTAATCTCATGGGTGATGCTAAAAACCGCT tGTATGATGATTTGATTGGAGCGGCAGCGATATCGGCAGCCCTAACACGTAGCACAGTGGCTCACACTACTGGACATCGG GTATTGTGTCTCGATGGTGGAGGCATCCGAGGACTCGTCCTCATACAGATATTGAAAGCTATCGAAGAAGCGACTGGTCGACCTATAAAAGATTGTTTTGACTGGATATCCGGCACGAGCACTGGTGGAATTCTGGCTCTAGCTATTGTGCACG GTAAAAGTGTCAGATATACGCAGGGTTTGTATTTCCGATTGAAAGACAGTGTATTTTGTGGTAAACGGCCGTATCCATCGGAACCGCTTGAAAACTTTCTCAAGAAAGAATTCGGCGAACATACAAAAATGAACGAAGTCACTAAACCTCG AGTTATAGTTACTGGTGTCCTGGGTGATCGACATCCAGCTGATCTTCATCTATTTCGTAATTATGAGCCACCTTTATTGGCTTACGATCAGCAGGCTGGAATGGCGACGAATATAAACTTTGCACCTATCACCCTGCCTAAAGGTAAATCAAACGATAATCTTAAACTATGCACAATGAAAATTATTGA TTCAGACCAGTTAGTCTGGCGAGCAGCGCGGTGCAGTGGCGCAGCACCCACGTATTTCAGAGCTTGTGGAAGAATGTTAGATGGTGGACTAGTGGCTAATAATCCGACTCTGGATACGCTCACAGAAATACATGAATTCAACACTGTCGCCCAGGCAAGG GGAGATTCACATGTATCATTACCGGTTGGATGTGTAGTTTCACTCGGAACTGGAAGAATACCCGTATCTAAAGTAGATAGTTGTGATGTATTTCGACCGGAGGGAATTCTCGATGTAGCGAGGACAGCGTTCGGAATCTCGGCTTTAGGCAATCTGCTGATAGACCAGGCGACGAATGCAGAAGGACGACCGGTCGACCGGGCTCGTTCGTGGTGCGGTATGTTGAATATCCCGTACTTCAGATTCAGTCCGCCGTTATCCGAAGATGTACCTCTCGATTGTCACGACAACGCCACATTGTTGAAAATACTGATGGAGACTAAAGTATACTTATACAACAATCGagataaaattcaaactttagCGAATATTCTTATTCGATAA
- the LOC141903657 gene encoding uncharacterized protein LOC141903657 — MAMAYVNEDFSQSTEKNAADGFDELVERKKRETMYELRQLQLGEKPVTGRDSINKLDSFFGKRMEVVKQAEHANVPVNTDRVEEHRPESVVVEVTTLFENRPVTSVLQSTTFRRQLENIVRSSISEYHRAASAAPAPAPVRPAPAARSPPAVIPPPPLPPSHRAVEQIPEEDDISFESSSDSLGAVNNWFSGENSRTGSGIVISNDEWTRTVNILEDRREDLVADISELVRRQLVTSTLESPTRDRLESTVLSHLNSTGTDGRRVAEYINTIHSNDIIHRNDFSNLGIMPPVDNSDSLSMISATAHTVPYSQSNRALHQQMKSMKDQFEELKKMMQLSLDMQMDLQRSIRQEVAASLSAVNEPSSAAATTASRYQSYPANDNQCLICLENDADTVLYQCGHLCMCQGCAYALKERSAKCPVCRAPIKDMLRVYKCSINKS; from the exons ATGGCAATGGCATACGTTAATGAAGACTTTTCACAGTCTACCGAAAAAAATGCTGCTGACGGATTTGATGAATTGGTCGAACGCAAAAAGAG AGAGACTATGTACGAACTGAGACAGTTACAGCTCGGGGAAAAGCCAGTTACAGGACGAGATTCTATCAATAAACTCGATAGTTTTTTCGGTAAACGCATGGAAGTAGTAAAACAAGCGGAACACGCTAACGTACCAGTGAACACCGATAGAGTTGAGGAGCACCGACCAGAATCTGTGGTCGTCGAAGTGACGACTTTGTTCGAGAATCGCCCGGTCACATCGGTTCTGCAGTCGACGACATTTAGGAGACAACTGGAAAATATCGTTAGATCTAGCATTTCAGAATACCACAGAGCAGCATCAGCTGCGCCTGCACCTGCGCCAGTACGACCTGCTCCCGCTGCACGATCGCCTCCCGCTGTAATTCCACCACCGCCTCTTCCACCGTCACATCGGGCTGTTGAACAAATTCCCGAAGAAGATGATATCTCATTTGAAAGCAGCTCCGACTCTTTGG GAGCCGTAAATAATTGGTTCAGTGGTGAAAATAGTCG GACTGGTTCTGgcattgttatttctaatgatgaaTGGACGCGTACTGTGAATATATTAGAAGATAGGAGAGAAGATCTCGTCGCTGATATTAGCGAATTGGTCCGTAGACAGCTCGTCACATCAACCTTAGAGAGTCCCACTCGAGATCGTCTAGAATCTACCGTTCTG TCTCATTTAAACAGTACGGGTACCGATGGACGTCGAGTTGCTGAATATATCAACACAATTCATTCTAATGACATCATTCATAGAAATGATTTCTCTAATCTGGGTATCATGCCACCAGTGGATAACTCTGATAGCCTGAGCATGATTTCTGCAACCGCACACACAGTTCCTTATTCACAG AGTAATCGCGCACTGCACCAACAAATGAAATCAATGAAGGATCAATTTGAGGAACTGAAGAAAATGATGCAGTTGAGTTTGGATATGCAAATGGATCTACAGCGATCTATCAGGCAAGAAGTTGCTGCATCATTATCAG cCGTGAATGAGCCTTCGAGCGCCGCCGCTACTACGGCTTCCAGATATCAATCATACCCGGCGAATGACAATCAGTGTTTGATATGTTTGGAAAATGATGCTGATACTGTGCTCTATCAGTGCGGTCACCTGTGCATGTGTCAAGGATGCGCGTACGCCTTGAAAGAAAGGAGCGCCAAATGTCCCGTGTGCCGGGCACCAATCAAAGACATGTTGAGGGTTTATAAGTGTAGCATTAATAAATCGTAG
- the LOC141903740 gene encoding uncharacterized protein LOC141903740, translated as MSDSEVCQAAYEGNINDFKRKTVDDRSLLVKVDGTGRVPLHWAASGGHTELVRFLLAQNVDIDTRDESNWTPLMIASSAGRDEIVKDLLAKGASVNVINSTGQCPLHYAASKDRFAIAELLLEKGANPNIGDWVQQTPLHRAASKGHTKMVKLLLSYNADPDHPDEVGNTPMHMACEDEMSDAVKLLFQHGASVTIKNKDEKSALDLAPPGLKRTLQTIPEPMS; from the exons ATGTCGGACAGTGAGGTTTGTCAGGCCGCTTACGAGGGAAACATCAATGATTTTAAGCGTAAGACGGTTGACGATCGGAGTTTACTCGTTAAAGTAGATGGG ACTGGCAGAGTTCCACTTCACTGGGCTGCCTCTGGCGGACACACCGAATTGGTTCGATTCCTTTTAGCACAAAATGTAGACATAGATACCAGAGATGAG TCAAACTGGACGCCTTTGATGATAGCATCTTCAGCTGGTAGAGATGAAATAGTGAAAGATCTTCTTGCAAAGGGCGCATCAGTAAATGTTATAAATAGCACTGGTCAATGTCCTTTACATTATGCGGCATCCAAAGACAGATTTGCG ATAGCGGAATTGTTGTTAGAGAAAGGAGCAAACCCGAACATCGGAGACTGGGTTCAGCAAACACCTCTCCACAGAGCCGCATCGAAAGGTCACACGAAAATGGTGAAATTACTTTTATCGTATAACGCTGACCCGGACCATCCAGATGAAGTCGGAAATACACCAAT gCATATGGCTTGTGAGGATGAGATGTCCGATGCTGTGAAGTTGTTATTTCAACACGGAGCAAGTGTAACCATTAAAAATAAG GATGAAAAATCTGCGTTAGATTTGGCGCCTCCGGGTTTGAAACGAACCTTACAAACAATTCCGGAACCGATGTCGTGA